Proteins encoded within one genomic window of Bradyrhizobium sp. 186:
- a CDS encoding glucose 1-dehydrogenase, with protein sequence MSGTLPAGGRMLGKVCLVTGGGSGIGRATVLRMASEGAEAIFVAGRREAELEAAAVACRELGTEAIAVQTDITREEDVVRLVGAAIERYGRLDVAFNNAGFQERRAPLEQQGTDIYDSVFDTNVRALFLCLRHQLPAMLAQGRGSIVVNASVSGMRNPNPGFSLYSASKAAAISLTRSAAMENAPRGIRINAIAPGRIVTDMMLRAGVGDVATVAAGLPLRRMGSPEEVAEAVVWLSSDASSYVVGHVLAADGGFLAS encoded by the coding sequence ATGAGCGGAACTTTGCCGGCTGGCGGACGGATGCTTGGCAAGGTCTGTCTGGTGACGGGCGGCGGCAGCGGCATCGGGCGCGCAACGGTGTTGCGGATGGCGTCCGAGGGCGCGGAAGCGATTTTTGTCGCGGGCCGGCGCGAGGCCGAGCTCGAGGCTGCTGCGGTGGCGTGTCGCGAGCTCGGCACTGAAGCGATCGCGGTTCAGACGGACATCACGCGGGAAGAAGACGTTGTGCGCCTCGTAGGCGCTGCCATCGAACGTTACGGCCGGCTCGATGTCGCCTTCAACAATGCCGGCTTTCAGGAGCGGCGGGCGCCGCTCGAGCAGCAGGGCACGGACATTTACGACAGCGTGTTCGACACCAACGTCCGCGCGCTGTTCCTGTGCCTGCGCCATCAATTGCCGGCGATGCTCGCGCAGGGCCGGGGCAGCATCGTCGTCAACGCTTCCGTCAGCGGCATGCGCAATCCCAATCCCGGCTTCTCGCTCTATTCGGCCTCGAAGGCGGCCGCGATCTCGCTGACACGTTCGGCCGCGATGGAAAACGCTCCACGCGGCATCCGCATCAACGCAATCGCCCCCGGCCGCATCGTCACGGACATGATGCTGCGTGCGGGCGTCGGCGATGTCGCGACTGTGGCCGCAGGCCTGCCGCTGCGACGGATGGGGAGCCCGGAGGAAGTCGCGGAAGCCGTGGTGTGGCTGTCATCCGACGCGTCGTCGTATGTCGTTGGGCATGTGCTCGCGGCGGATGGGGGATTTTTGGCGTCGTGA
- a CDS encoding CaiB/BaiF CoA-transferase family protein, which translates to MGALDGIRVIAVEQAVAAPFCSSRLADAGAEVIKIERPEGDFARGYDAAAKGQSSYFVWLNRGKQSAVVDLATKEGRAELEKLIASADVLVQNLKPGSMDKLGFSRERLLKDYPNLISCTITGYGDEGPYAHRKAYDLLIQAESGLASITGNPDGASRVGMSIVDVATGATAHAAILEALIARGRSGKGADIRISMFDVMADWLTVPLLNSEAGNPPKRMGLRHPSIAPYGVFTSRDGKDILISIQSEREWKTLCAEVLDQPALPADSRVANMVERVRNRDFTDKTVADAFGKMTRDELLKRLSDADIAFAEVNTMADLTKHPHLRRIEVDTPQGRVSYPAPAPIIVGETRAYGAVPGIGERPQSKK; encoded by the coding sequence ATGGGAGCACTTGACGGGATCAGGGTGATTGCGGTCGAGCAGGCGGTCGCGGCGCCGTTCTGTTCGTCGCGCCTGGCGGACGCCGGCGCGGAAGTCATCAAGATCGAGCGGCCCGAGGGCGATTTCGCCCGCGGCTATGACGCAGCAGCCAAGGGCCAGAGCAGCTATTTCGTCTGGCTCAACCGCGGCAAGCAGTCGGCGGTGGTCGACCTTGCCACCAAGGAGGGTCGGGCCGAGCTGGAGAAGCTGATCGCGAGCGCCGACGTGCTGGTGCAGAACCTGAAGCCCGGCTCGATGGACAAGCTCGGCTTCTCCCGCGAGCGCTTGCTGAAGGATTATCCAAATCTGATCTCCTGCACCATCACCGGTTATGGCGACGAGGGCCCTTACGCGCATCGCAAGGCCTATGACCTCCTGATCCAGGCCGAGAGCGGGCTTGCCTCGATCACCGGCAATCCCGACGGCGCTTCGCGCGTCGGCATGTCCATCGTCGACGTCGCGACCGGTGCGACTGCGCATGCCGCGATCCTCGAGGCGCTGATCGCGCGCGGGCGCTCCGGCAAGGGCGCCGACATCCGCATCTCCATGTTCGACGTGATGGCGGACTGGCTGACCGTGCCACTGCTCAACTCCGAGGCCGGTAATCCGCCCAAGCGCATGGGCCTCCGCCATCCCTCGATCGCGCCCTACGGCGTGTTCACCTCCAGGGACGGCAAGGACATCCTGATCTCGATCCAGAGCGAGCGCGAATGGAAGACACTCTGCGCGGAGGTGCTGGACCAGCCCGCTCTGCCCGCCGATTCCCGCGTCGCCAACATGGTCGAGCGCGTGCGCAACCGCGATTTCACCGATAAGACGGTTGCAGACGCCTTTGGCAAGATGACGCGCGACGAGCTGCTGAAGCGTCTGTCCGATGCCGACATTGCCTTTGCCGAGGTCAACACTATGGCCGATCTCACCAAGCACCCGCATTTGCGCCGTATCGAAGTCGATACGCCGCAGGGACGCGTCAGCTATCCCGCGCCGGCGCCGATCATCGTCGGCGAGACCCGTGCTTACGGCGCTGTGCCCGGCATCGGCGAGCGGCCCCAATCCAAGAAGTAA
- a CDS encoding acyl-CoA dehydrogenase family protein, with the protein MSQEKHEEHHAEDHADIREAVAKLCAQFPGEYWRKLDREMAYPTAFVDALTQAGYLSVLIPEEYGGAGLKLSAAAAILEEIQRAGCNGGGCHAQMYTMGTVLRHGNDEQKAKWLPKVASGELRLQAFGVTEPTSGTDTSSLKTFARKDGNAGYIVNGQKIWTSRAEHSDLMILLARTTPKDEVKKRTDGLSVFIVDMREVKDKGLEIRPIRTMMNHATTEVFFTDMKVPAENLIGVEGKGFRYILSGMNAERILIAAECVGDAKWFIAKASNYAKERAVFGRPIGQNQGIQFPIAKAYAAMRAAELMVKEATRKYEAGLDCGAEANMAKMLAADASWEAANACIQTHGGFGFAEEYDVERKFRETRLYQVAPISTNLVLSFIAEHVLGMPRSY; encoded by the coding sequence ATGAGCCAAGAGAAGCACGAAGAACACCACGCCGAAGATCACGCCGACATCCGCGAAGCCGTCGCAAAGCTCTGCGCGCAGTTTCCCGGTGAATACTGGCGCAAGCTCGATCGCGAGATGGCCTATCCCACGGCCTTCGTCGACGCGCTGACGCAGGCGGGCTATCTCTCGGTACTGATCCCCGAGGAATATGGCGGCGCGGGCCTGAAGCTCTCGGCGGCTGCCGCCATCCTCGAAGAGATCCAGCGTGCGGGGTGCAACGGCGGCGGCTGCCATGCCCAGATGTACACGATGGGCACGGTGCTGCGGCACGGCAATGACGAGCAAAAGGCCAAATGGCTGCCGAAGGTCGCGAGCGGCGAATTGCGCCTGCAAGCCTTTGGCGTCACCGAGCCGACCAGCGGCACCGATACGTCCTCGCTGAAGACCTTTGCGCGCAAGGACGGCAACGCAGGCTACATCGTCAACGGCCAGAAGATCTGGACCAGCCGCGCCGAGCATTCCGACCTGATGATCCTGCTCGCGCGCACCACGCCGAAGGATGAGGTCAAGAAGCGCACCGACGGCCTCTCGGTGTTCATCGTCGACATGCGCGAGGTCAAGGACAAGGGTCTGGAGATCCGGCCGATTCGCACCATGATGAACCACGCCACCACCGAAGTGTTCTTTACCGACATGAAGGTGCCCGCCGAAAATCTCATCGGCGTGGAAGGCAAGGGTTTTCGCTACATCCTCTCCGGCATGAATGCCGAGCGCATCTTGATCGCGGCCGAATGCGTCGGCGACGCCAAATGGTTCATCGCCAAGGCGTCGAACTATGCCAAGGAGCGCGCGGTGTTCGGCCGGCCGATCGGCCAGAATCAGGGCATCCAGTTCCCGATTGCCAAGGCCTATGCCGCGATGCGCGCGGCCGAGTTGATGGTGAAGGAGGCGACGCGCAAATACGAAGCCGGTCTCGACTGCGGCGCTGAGGCCAACATGGCAAAGATGCTGGCGGCGGATGCATCCTGGGAAGCGGCGAATGCCTGCATCCAGACCCATGGCGGCTTCGGCTTCGCCGAGGAATATGACGTCGAGCGCAAGTTCCGCGAGACGCGGCTCTACCAGGTGGCGCCGATCTCGACCAACCTCGTGCTGTCCTTTATCGCCGAGCACGTGCTCGGCATGCCGCGCTCGTACTGA
- a CDS encoding YcjX family protein: MAFSFQDMVEEARLSARALIDYGEHLFNPTVRLGVTGLSRAGKTVFITALIHGLTRGGRFPVFEAYASGRIARAHLTPQPDDAVPRFAYENHLRALIEERRWPNSTVDISELRLVIDYQRHNGADRTLTLDIVDYPGEWLLDLPLLQKSFEQWSAESLALSREAPRAHLAAEWHAHLATLKPEAREDEQATLTAAKLFTGYLRACRDERFAMSLLPPGRFLMPGNLADTPALTFAPLDVPIGGQAPDGSLWAMMVRRYEAYKDVVVRPFFRDHFARLDRQIVLADALAAFNSGPEALHDLEAALAGILDCFRIGRSTFLSNLFRPRIDRILFAATKADHLHHSSHDRLEAVLRHAVGRAVERAENTGAEIDVVALAAVRATREAQVAHGRDKLPSILGTPAVGESTGGEFFDGNTEVATFPGDLPADPGALFNGTDAFRGLSTAAAEKSDFRFLRFRPPKLEREGADEPALPHIRLDRALQFLIGDRLQ; encoded by the coding sequence ATGGCATTCAGTTTCCAGGATATGGTCGAGGAGGCGCGCCTGTCGGCCCGAGCGCTGATCGACTATGGCGAGCATCTGTTCAACCCGACGGTGCGGCTCGGCGTCACCGGCCTGTCCCGGGCCGGCAAGACCGTGTTCATCACCGCGCTGATCCATGGGCTGACGCGCGGCGGCCGGTTTCCGGTGTTCGAGGCCTATGCCTCCGGACGGATCGCGCGGGCGCATCTGACGCCGCAGCCTGACGATGCCGTACCGCGCTTCGCCTACGAGAACCATCTGCGCGCATTGATCGAGGAGCGGCGCTGGCCGAACTCGACCGTCGACATCAGCGAGCTGCGCCTCGTCATCGACTACCAGCGCCACAACGGCGCCGACCGCACCCTGACGCTCGACATCGTCGACTATCCCGGTGAATGGCTGCTCGACCTGCCGCTGCTCCAGAAAAGTTTTGAGCAATGGTCGGCGGAAAGCCTCGCGCTGTCGCGCGAGGCGCCGCGCGCGCATCTTGCCGCCGAGTGGCACGCGCATCTGGCAACACTCAAGCCCGAGGCGCGCGAGGACGAGCAGGCAACGCTGACTGCGGCAAAACTCTTCACCGGCTATTTGCGCGCCTGCCGCGATGAGCGTTTTGCCATGAGCCTGTTGCCGCCCGGACGCTTCCTGATGCCCGGCAATCTCGCCGACACGCCGGCTCTCACCTTTGCGCCGCTCGACGTCCCCATTGGCGGGCAGGCGCCCGACGGCTCGCTGTGGGCGATGATGGTGCGCCGCTACGAGGCCTACAAGGATGTCGTGGTGCGGCCGTTCTTCAGGGATCATTTTGCACGGCTCGATCGTCAGATCGTGCTGGCGGACGCGCTGGCGGCATTCAACTCCGGGCCCGAGGCGCTGCACGATCTCGAAGCAGCCCTTGCCGGCATTCTCGACTGCTTCCGCATTGGCCGCAGCACGTTTCTCTCCAACCTGTTCCGGCCGCGCATCGACCGCATCCTGTTTGCGGCGACCAAGGCGGACCATCTGCATCATTCCAGTCACGACCGGCTCGAGGCCGTGCTGCGCCACGCGGTCGGCCGCGCCGTAGAGCGCGCCGAAAATACCGGCGCGGAGATCGACGTGGTTGCACTCGCCGCCGTGCGCGCCACGCGCGAGGCGCAGGTTGCGCATGGCCGCGATAAATTGCCGTCGATCCTGGGCACGCCGGCCGTGGGCGAAAGCACCGGCGGCGAGTTCTTTGACGGCAATACGGAGGTCGCGACCTTTCCGGGCGATCTGCCCGCCGATCCCGGAGCGCTGTTCAACGGCACCGACGCGTTTCGCGGGCTGTCGACGGCCGCCGCCGAGAAGAGCGATTTCCGCTTCCTGCGCTTCCGCCCGCCCAAGCTCGAACGCGAGGGCGCCGACGAGCCCGCGCTACCTCACATTCGCCTCGACCGCGCCTTGCAGTTCCTGATCGGAGACAGATTGCAATGA
- a CDS encoding LysR substrate-binding domain-containing protein, with protein MDFRQLRTFSCVAELGSLSKASDTLRVAQPALSRQIKLLEHELRVELFTRNGRGMVLTDAGRLLLARTSGIVRQIDQIRDDIQSAKGPPSGQVVLGLVPTVSCVLSARFARRCVEKFPGISLRIVESYSGHLVEWLHRGEMDLAILYGRSADLHLNVQSLGRDNIVAVGPRGCGLARKKSVEIGWLLRQRLVLPSHSHGLRALIEHAAAQRKIKLNVQLEADSFRVLTNLVEEGLGFALLPPSSVHGEVADGRLETAVVSKPITRELIFASPIDRPASTASLAITALLRDEVAACRKEGLWDIKLS; from the coding sequence ATGGATTTCCGTCAGCTCAGGACCTTCAGTTGTGTGGCGGAGCTCGGCAGCCTGAGCAAGGCGTCCGACACGTTGCGCGTGGCGCAGCCGGCGCTCAGCCGCCAGATCAAGCTGCTGGAACACGAGCTGCGCGTCGAACTGTTCACGCGCAACGGCCGCGGCATGGTGCTGACCGACGCCGGCCGCCTGTTGCTGGCGCGGACCTCCGGTATCGTGCGCCAGATCGACCAGATCCGCGACGACATCCAGTCGGCCAAGGGGCCGCCGTCCGGCCAGGTCGTGCTCGGCCTGGTTCCGACCGTGAGCTGCGTGCTGTCGGCACGTTTTGCGCGCCGCTGTGTCGAAAAGTTTCCCGGTATTTCGCTTCGCATCGTCGAGAGCTACAGCGGCCATCTCGTCGAATGGCTGCATCGCGGCGAGATGGACCTTGCGATCCTTTACGGCCGCTCGGCCGATTTGCATCTCAACGTGCAGAGCCTCGGTCGCGACAATATCGTCGCGGTCGGTCCGCGCGGCTGCGGGCTGGCGCGCAAGAAGAGCGTCGAGATCGGCTGGCTGTTGCGGCAGCGGCTGGTGCTGCCCAGTCATTCGCACGGCCTGCGCGCGCTGATCGAGCATGCGGCCGCCCAGCGCAAGATCAAGCTCAACGTCCAACTCGAAGCGGATTCCTTCCGCGTGCTGACGAACCTCGTCGAGGAGGGGCTTGGCTTCGCTTTGCTGCCGCCCTCGTCGGTGCATGGTGAGGTTGCGGATGGGCGGCTGGAAACCGCTGTTGTCTCGAAGCCGATCACGCGTGAGCTCATTTTCGCTTCTCCGATCGACCGCCCGGCCTCGACGGCCTCGCTCGCCATCACCGCCCTCCTGCGCGACGAGGTCGCCGCCTGCCGCAAGGAGGGCCTGTGGGACATCAAGTTGAGTTAG
- the mdlC gene encoding benzoylformate decarboxylase: MSKNGKSASKSVTVKQATIDLLRSFGIDKVFGNPGSTELPFLSDWPADIDYVLALQEASAVGMADGYAQATRNAGFVNLHSAAGVGNALGNIYTAHRNQTPLVITAGQQARSILPLQAFLYAERASEFPRPYVKYSVEPARPEDVPAAIARAYYTAMQPPCGPTFVSVPIDDWAHATAPVEARKVSREIGPEPDAMKALVAALTSSKHPALVVGPGVDRAGAVDLMVRVAEKAKASVWVSPFSARCSFPERHPQFAGFLHASPAQLSDALREHDLVVVIGAPVFTFHVEGHAAIFDGGAAIFQITDDPDAAAVTPVGTSIIATMKPALGTLLDLLPDTKHATPKGRTLPPPPQAADPLPVEFLLHSLSQAMPDGTALVEEVPSHRPAMQKFMPMRGQDSFYTMASGGLGYSLPAAVGMALGRPAQRTVCLIGDGSAMYSIQALWTAAQRKLPLTIVVINNSGYGAMRSFSQVMQVRNVPGLELPGIDFVRLAEGLGCDAVRVTKAAELGAALKRGMAFEGTSLVEVVVDSAVPVLYGQKH; the protein is encoded by the coding sequence ATGTCAAAGAACGGCAAATCCGCCAGCAAATCCGTCACCGTCAAGCAGGCCACAATCGACCTGCTGCGATCCTTCGGCATCGACAAGGTGTTCGGCAATCCCGGCTCGACCGAGCTGCCGTTCCTGAGCGACTGGCCCGCCGACATCGACTACGTGCTGGCGCTCCAGGAAGCGAGCGCGGTCGGCATGGCTGACGGCTATGCGCAGGCGACGCGCAATGCCGGCTTCGTCAATCTGCATTCGGCGGCAGGCGTCGGCAATGCGCTCGGCAACATCTACACCGCGCACCGCAACCAGACGCCGCTGGTGATCACCGCAGGCCAGCAGGCGCGCTCGATCCTGCCGCTCCAGGCATTCCTCTATGCCGAGCGCGCTTCCGAGTTTCCGCGGCCTTACGTCAAATACAGCGTCGAGCCAGCGCGGCCCGAGGACGTCCCGGCGGCGATCGCGCGGGCGTACTACACCGCGATGCAGCCGCCATGCGGGCCGACCTTCGTGTCGGTCCCGATCGACGATTGGGCGCACGCCACCGCGCCGGTCGAGGCGCGCAAGGTCAGCCGCGAGATCGGCCCCGAGCCGGACGCAATGAAAGCGCTGGTCGCGGCACTGACCTCGAGCAAGCACCCTGCCCTCGTGGTCGGCCCCGGCGTCGACCGCGCCGGCGCGGTCGATCTGATGGTGCGCGTGGCGGAAAAGGCAAAGGCCTCGGTCTGGGTCAGCCCGTTCTCGGCGCGCTGCTCGTTCCCCGAGCGACACCCGCAGTTCGCAGGCTTCCTGCATGCTTCGCCAGCGCAATTGTCCGATGCGCTGCGCGAGCACGATCTCGTCGTCGTCATCGGCGCGCCGGTCTTCACGTTCCATGTCGAGGGGCACGCAGCGATCTTTGACGGCGGCGCGGCGATCTTCCAGATCACCGACGATCCGGATGCCGCTGCGGTGACGCCGGTCGGCACCAGCATTATCGCCACCATGAAGCCCGCGCTTGGCACGCTGCTCGACCTCCTGCCGGATACCAAGCACGCCACGCCAAAGGGCCGCACGTTGCCGCCGCCGCCGCAGGCCGCCGATCCGCTTCCGGTCGAGTTTTTGTTACATTCGCTGTCGCAGGCGATGCCGGATGGTACGGCGCTGGTCGAGGAGGTGCCCTCACACCGGCCGGCGATGCAAAAATTCATGCCTATGCGCGGCCAGGACAGTTTTTACACCATGGCGAGCGGCGGCCTCGGCTACTCGCTGCCCGCCGCCGTCGGCATGGCGCTGGGAAGACCTGCGCAGCGCACGGTCTGCCTGATCGGCGACGGCTCGGCGATGTATTCGATCCAGGCGCTGTGGACCGCCGCGCAGCGAAAACTGCCGCTCACAATCGTCGTCATCAACAATTCCGGCTACGGCGCGATGCGTTCGTTCAGCCAGGTGATGCAGGTGCGGAACGTGCCGGGGCTGGAACTGCCGGGAATCGATTTCGTCAGGCTCGCCGAAGGCTTGGGCTGCGATGCGGTGCGGGTGACGAAGGCGGCGGAGCTCGGCGCGGCACTGAAGCGGGGGATGGCGTTCGAGGGCACGAGCCTCGTGGAGGTCGTCGTGGATTCCGCAGTGCCGGTATTGTACGGGCAGAAGCATTAG
- a CDS encoding MaoC family dehydratase N-terminal domain-containing protein: MTEKLDIDHLRQWIGRSQEATDIVTAHLVMGLRATLFQEVGEPKKGDAAPFTVHWCLAQPVFPMSMLGPDGHPTRGGFLPPVPLPRRMWAGGEIEFIEPLRVGDESTRTSRIADVQVKTGSTGTLCFVSVEHSISSPRGVAIRERQDIVYREMTGGQPASAKAPPPPPKAQHREAHVSDPVLLFRYSALTFNGHRIHYDRDYVTKVEGYPGLIFHGPLQATFIIEMAAKLRGGKPPRKFTYRGLQPLFEGTEFSVNANDGESMELWTANAEGQPTMKGTAVW, translated from the coding sequence ATGACCGAGAAGCTCGACATCGATCATTTGCGGCAATGGATCGGCCGCAGCCAGGAGGCGACCGACATCGTCACAGCGCACCTCGTCATGGGTTTGCGCGCGACATTGTTCCAGGAGGTCGGCGAACCCAAAAAGGGCGACGCGGCGCCGTTCACGGTGCACTGGTGCCTGGCGCAGCCGGTGTTTCCGATGTCGATGCTCGGCCCCGACGGTCACCCGACCCGCGGCGGCTTCCTGCCGCCGGTGCCGCTGCCGCGCCGGATGTGGGCCGGCGGCGAAATCGAGTTTATCGAACCTTTGCGTGTCGGCGACGAATCGACGCGGACTTCGCGCATTGCGGATGTGCAGGTGAAGACCGGCTCGACCGGCACGCTGTGCTTTGTCTCGGTCGAGCACAGCATCTCTTCGCCGCGCGGTGTTGCCATCCGCGAGCGCCAGGACATCGTCTATCGGGAGATGACGGGCGGCCAACCTGCGAGCGCGAAGGCCCCGCCTCCACCACCCAAGGCGCAGCATCGCGAGGCGCATGTGTCGGATCCCGTGCTGTTGTTCCGCTACTCGGCACTGACCTTCAACGGCCACCGCATCCACTATGACCGCGACTACGTTACCAAGGTCGAGGGCTATCCAGGCCTGATCTTCCACGGGCCGTTGCAGGCGACGTTCATTATCGAGATGGCGGCAAAGCTCCGCGGCGGCAAGCCGCCGAGGAAGTTTACCTATCGCGGCCTGCAGCCGTTGTTCGAGGGCACGGAGTTTTCCGTCAACGCCAACGACGGCGAGAGCATGGAGCTGTGGACCGCGAATGCCGAGGGCCAGCCGACGATGAAGGGCACGGCGGTGTGGTAG
- a CDS encoding MarR family winged helix-turn-helix transcriptional regulator: MAALALIDDIRFASRLMVRELGFMDATVAATNYPPSAVHTILEIGIRGPMTSGELCDFLRLEKSSVSRMVRKLIECGELRETADADDARSKQLSLTAKGRRTLEALHGFGRQQVSGALKGLSEAEQRTVCEGMMLYARALRQSRAEDEARSAA; the protein is encoded by the coding sequence GTGGCCGCACTTGCGCTGATCGACGACATTCGCTTCGCCTCGCGCCTGATGGTGCGCGAGCTCGGCTTCATGGATGCGACAGTGGCGGCGACGAACTATCCGCCGTCGGCCGTACACACCATCCTGGAGATCGGCATCCGCGGCCCGATGACTTCCGGCGAGCTCTGCGATTTCCTGCGCCTGGAAAAATCCAGCGTCAGCCGCATGGTGCGCAAGCTGATCGAGTGCGGAGAGCTGCGGGAGACGGCGGACGCGGATGATGCGCGCAGCAAGCAGTTGTCGCTGACGGCGAAGGGACGACGCACGCTGGAGGCGCTGCATGGGTTCGGACGGCAGCAGGTGAGCGGTGCGCTGAAAGGATTAAGCGAGGCGGAGCAGCGCACGGTGTGCGAGGGGATGATGCTTTATGCGCGGGCGCTGAGGCAGAGCCGGGCGGAGGATGAGGCGCGATCGGCAGCGTAG
- a CDS encoding hemolysin III family protein: MPVFTLKQLASTSVHAAADAFRWNYDRAEIIADGIIHGIGVLSGIIAATVLVVLATVYADAVDIVGVSIYVAGLLSMLVLSATYNLWPVSPAKWLLRRFDHSAIYLLIAATYTPFILELKDSVFALALLVCVWCVAILGIVLKLRYPGRFDRVAVGIYLAMGWSGMMLYDAVVKALPAMVLGFVVAGGVLYSFGVIFHAWRRLRFQNAIWHGFVLAGAACHYTAVLDLVLS, from the coding sequence ATGCCTGTCTTCACGCTAAAACAGCTCGCCTCGACCTCTGTCCATGCCGCGGCCGATGCGTTCCGCTGGAACTACGACCGCGCCGAGATCATCGCCGACGGTATCATCCATGGGATCGGCGTGTTGTCCGGCATCATCGCCGCGACCGTTCTGGTGGTGCTCGCGACGGTCTATGCCGACGCAGTCGACATCGTCGGCGTCTCGATCTATGTCGCCGGCCTGCTGTCGATGCTGGTGCTGTCGGCGACCTATAATCTCTGGCCGGTCTCGCCGGCGAAATGGCTGCTGCGGCGGTTCGACCATTCCGCGATCTATCTCCTGATCGCGGCCACCTACACGCCGTTCATCCTGGAGCTGAAGGACAGCGTGTTCGCGCTGGCGCTGCTCGTCTGCGTCTGGTGTGTCGCGATCCTGGGCATCGTGCTCAAGCTTCGCTATCCCGGCCGGTTCGACCGCGTCGCGGTCGGCATTTATCTGGCGATGGGCTGGAGCGGCATGATGCTCTACGACGCCGTGGTCAAGGCGCTGCCTGCGATGGTGCTGGGCTTCGTGGTCGCGGGCGGCGTGCTCTACTCCTTTGGCGTCATCTTTCACGCCTGGCGGCGGCTGCGCTTCCAGAACGCGATCTGGCACGGCTTTGTCTTGGCCGGCGCGGCGTGCCATTATACCGCGGTGCTCGACCTCGTGTTGAGCTGA
- a CDS encoding SDR family oxidoreductase translates to MQVTGKVVVVTGGANGIGKALCEAFHKAGAAKVVVADMEAAGARAVAATVDGAAFKCDVAQEKDISHVIEETERQFGPIDLFCSNAGIGGGFDPMSVNAGGASDEPWQRSWAIHVMAHVYAARHLVPRMKARGGGYFLNTISAAGLLSQVGSPAYSTTKHAAVGFAENLAISHKAHNIRVSILCPQGVDTNMLRSIPKGPQSGDGDLTPEQVARDVLAGLEQETFLILPHPQVLGYMRKKTENYDRWIGGMAKIQAKMRDEFGK, encoded by the coding sequence ATGCAGGTGACCGGCAAGGTCGTGGTCGTCACGGGTGGCGCCAATGGCATCGGCAAGGCGCTCTGCGAGGCCTTTCATAAGGCAGGTGCGGCCAAGGTCGTAGTTGCGGACATGGAGGCCGCCGGCGCGCGGGCGGTCGCTGCCACGGTAGATGGCGCGGCCTTCAAATGCGACGTCGCGCAGGAAAAGGATATTTCCCACGTCATCGAGGAGACCGAGCGGCAGTTCGGCCCGATCGACCTGTTCTGCTCCAATGCCGGTATCGGCGGCGGCTTCGATCCCATGTCGGTGAATGCCGGCGGCGCCTCGGACGAGCCCTGGCAGCGGAGCTGGGCCATCCACGTCATGGCTCATGTCTATGCGGCGCGGCATCTCGTCCCGCGCATGAAGGCGCGCGGCGGCGGCTATTTCCTCAACACGATCTCGGCCGCGGGCCTGTTGTCGCAGGTCGGCAGTCCCGCTTATTCCACGACCAAGCACGCCGCGGTCGGCTTTGCCGAAAATCTCGCGATCTCGCACAAGGCTCACAACATCCGCGTCTCGATCCTCTGCCCGCAGGGCGTCGACACCAACATGCTGCGTTCGATCCCCAAGGGCCCGCAATCCGGCGACGGCGATCTCACGCCCGAGCAGGTCGCCAGGGACGTGCTCGCCGGCCTCGAGCAGGAGACGTTCCTGATCCTGCCGCACCCGCAAGTGCTTGGCTACATGCGCAAGAAGACCGAGAACTACGACCGCTGGATCGGCGGCATGGCCAAGATCCAGGCGAAGATGCGGGACGAGTTCGGGAAGTAG